A single Primulina eburnea isolate SZY01 chromosome 11, ASM2296580v1, whole genome shotgun sequence DNA region contains:
- the LOC140804294 gene encoding protein DA1-related 2 isoform X7, with translation MPSSEINHISQPCIYERKSRFMKWLSKFFKSSADNRGVAASGQRPQFLGDENMVWRAPIRSLDDRTRVNRQKEELDRAIALSMAEDIKRPNGNRWQTKIDEDLARSLNDDFNSAYPPYSQREHYPQGYRMCAGCKREIGYGNYLGCMGSFFHPECFCCHACRNPITEHEFSLSGNDTYHKSCFKELTHPKCEVCHQFIPTNGVGLIEYRCHPFWSQRYCPSHEHDNTARCCSCERLESWSTRYISLGDGRSICLECMESAIMDTGDCQPLYHAIRDYYEGMNMRVDQQIPMLLVERQALNEAIEGEKLGFHHMPETRGLCLSEEQTVTSIQRRPRVERRGLVGIRTQPQKLSRKCEVTAILVLYGLPRLLTGAILAHELMHGWLRLNGFRNLKPEVEEGICQVLSHLWLESEVMPGTRNNPPLTSTSTWSYGSTSVPSTSTASSSSSKKGGKSSVETKLGEFFMHQIAHDASPAYGGGYRSAMKAVNEYGLRRTLDHIRFTGTFPE, from the exons ATGCCATCTTCAGAAATCAACCACATCTCTCAACCGTGTATTTATG AGAGGAAGTCAAGGTTTATGAAATGGCTTAGCAAATTTTTCAAGAGCAGCGCTGACAATCGGGGAGTCGCAGCCAGTGGACAGCGACCTCAGTTTCTTGGGGACGAAAATATGGTCTGGCGTGCCCCGATTAGATCCTtg GATGACCGAACTAGAGTCAATAGACAAAAAGAAGAACTAGACAGGGCAATTGCACTCTCTATGGCTGAAGATATAAAGAGACCAAATG GAAACAGATGGCAAACGAAGATTGATGAAGATCTAGCAAGGTCACTTAATGATGATTTCAATTCAGCATACCCTCCATACAGCCAAAGAGAACACTATCCCCAGGGATATAG AATGTGTGCTGGCTGCAAACGTGAAATTGGGTATGGAAATTATCTGGGATGCATGGGGTCGTTTTTCCATCCAGAATGTTTTTGTTGCCATGCATGTCGTAATCCAATTACTGAACATGAG TTCTCTTTATCAGGGAATGATACGTATCACAAGTCCTGCTTCAAAGAGCTCACTCATCCTAAGTGTGAAGTTTGTCATCAATTT ATCCCGACTAATGGAGTAGGCTTGATCGAGTACAGATGCCACCCATTTTGGTCCCAAAGGTATTGTCCTTCTCATGAACACGACAACACAGCTCGGTGCTGTAGTTGTGAACGTTTGGAG TCATGGAGTACTAGATATATATCACTGGGGGATGGACGGAGCATATGTTTAGAGTGCATGGAATCTGCTATCATGGATACCGGTGATTGCCAACCACTGTACCATGCCATTAGAGATTACTATGAGGGTATGAATATGAGAGTCGATCAGCAAATCCCAATGCTTCTTGTTGAGAGGCAAGCCCTCAACGAGGCTATTGAAGGAGAAAAACTT GGTTTCCATCATATGCCCGAAACAAGAGGTTTATGCCTGTCTGAAGAGCAGACTGTTACTAGT ATACAAAGGAGACCAAGAGTGGAACGTCGTGGATTGGTAGGAATTAGAACACAACCACAGAAACTAAGTAGGAAGTGTGAGGTTACAGCCATTCTGGTACTCTATGGCCTTCCAAG ACTACTAACTGGAGCTATCCTGGCACATGAGTTGATGCATGGATGGTTACGTCTTAATG GTTTTCGTAATCTCAAGCCTGAGGTAGAAGAAGGTATTTGTCAAGTACTATCTCACCTGTGGCTCGAGTCAGAGGTGATGCCTGGAACCAGAAACAACCCCCCGCTCACGTCTACATCAACTTGGTCGTATGGATCCACAAGCGTGCCATCTACATCAacagcatcgtcatcgtcgtctAAAAAAGGTGGTAAATCTAGTGTCGAGACTAAGCTAGGCGAGTTTTTCATGCACCAGATAGCACATGATGCCTCTCCGGCATATGGTGGAGGATATAGATCTGCCATGAAAGCAGTTAATGAGTATGGTTTACGTCGAACTTTGGACCACATAAGGTTTACGGGAACGTTTCCCGAATAA
- the LOC140804294 gene encoding protein DA1-related 2 isoform X6, with protein sequence MPSSEINHISQPCIYGHALSSHTERKSRFMKWLSKFFKSSADNRGVAASGQRPQFLGDENMVWRAPIRSLDDRTRVNRQKEELDRAIALSMAEDIKRPNGNRWQTKIDEDLARSLNDDFNSAYPPYSQREHYPQGYRMCAGCKREIGYGNYLGCMGSFFHPECFCCHACRNPITEHEFSLSGNDTYHKSCFKELTHPKCEVCHQFIPTNGVGLIEYRCHPFWSQRYCPSHEHDNTARCCSCERLESWSTRYISLGDGRSICLECMESAIMDTGDCQPLYHAIRDYYEGMNMRVDQQIPMLLVERQALNEAIEGEKLGFHHMPETRGLCLSEEQTVTSIQRRPRVERRGLVGIRTQPQKLSRKCEVTAILVLYGLPRLLTGAILAHELMHGWLRLNGFRNLKPEVEEGICQVLSHLWLESEVMPGTRNNPPLTSTSTWSYGSTSVPSTSTASSSSSKKGGKSSVETKLGEFFMHQIAHDASPAYGGGYRSAMKAVNEYGLRRTLDHIRFTGTFPE encoded by the exons ATGCCATCTTCAGAAATCAACCACATCTCTCAACCGTGTATTTATG GTCATGCTCTTTCTTCTCATACAGAGAGGAAGTCAAGGTTTATGAAATGGCTTAGCAAATTTTTCAAGAGCAGCGCTGACAATCGGGGAGTCGCAGCCAGTGGACAGCGACCTCAGTTTCTTGGGGACGAAAATATGGTCTGGCGTGCCCCGATTAGATCCTtg GATGACCGAACTAGAGTCAATAGACAAAAAGAAGAACTAGACAGGGCAATTGCACTCTCTATGGCTGAAGATATAAAGAGACCAAATG GAAACAGATGGCAAACGAAGATTGATGAAGATCTAGCAAGGTCACTTAATGATGATTTCAATTCAGCATACCCTCCATACAGCCAAAGAGAACACTATCCCCAGGGATATAG AATGTGTGCTGGCTGCAAACGTGAAATTGGGTATGGAAATTATCTGGGATGCATGGGGTCGTTTTTCCATCCAGAATGTTTTTGTTGCCATGCATGTCGTAATCCAATTACTGAACATGAG TTCTCTTTATCAGGGAATGATACGTATCACAAGTCCTGCTTCAAAGAGCTCACTCATCCTAAGTGTGAAGTTTGTCATCAATTT ATCCCGACTAATGGAGTAGGCTTGATCGAGTACAGATGCCACCCATTTTGGTCCCAAAGGTATTGTCCTTCTCATGAACACGACAACACAGCTCGGTGCTGTAGTTGTGAACGTTTGGAG TCATGGAGTACTAGATATATATCACTGGGGGATGGACGGAGCATATGTTTAGAGTGCATGGAATCTGCTATCATGGATACCGGTGATTGCCAACCACTGTACCATGCCATTAGAGATTACTATGAGGGTATGAATATGAGAGTCGATCAGCAAATCCCAATGCTTCTTGTTGAGAGGCAAGCCCTCAACGAGGCTATTGAAGGAGAAAAACTT GGTTTCCATCATATGCCCGAAACAAGAGGTTTATGCCTGTCTGAAGAGCAGACTGTTACTAGT ATACAAAGGAGACCAAGAGTGGAACGTCGTGGATTGGTAGGAATTAGAACACAACCACAGAAACTAAGTAGGAAGTGTGAGGTTACAGCCATTCTGGTACTCTATGGCCTTCCAAG ACTACTAACTGGAGCTATCCTGGCACATGAGTTGATGCATGGATGGTTACGTCTTAATG GTTTTCGTAATCTCAAGCCTGAGGTAGAAGAAGGTATTTGTCAAGTACTATCTCACCTGTGGCTCGAGTCAGAGGTGATGCCTGGAACCAGAAACAACCCCCCGCTCACGTCTACATCAACTTGGTCGTATGGATCCACAAGCGTGCCATCTACATCAacagcatcgtcatcgtcgtctAAAAAAGGTGGTAAATCTAGTGTCGAGACTAAGCTAGGCGAGTTTTTCATGCACCAGATAGCACATGATGCCTCTCCGGCATATGGTGGAGGATATAGATCTGCCATGAAAGCAGTTAATGAGTATGGTTTACGTCGAACTTTGGACCACATAAGGTTTACGGGAACGTTTCCCGAATAA
- the LOC140804294 gene encoding protein DA1-related 2 isoform X1: MPSSEINHISQPCIYAGHALSSHTERKSRFMKWLSKFFKSSADNRGVAASGQRPQFLGDENMVWRAPIRSLDDRTRVNRQKEELDRAIALSMAEDIKRPNGNRWQTKIDEDLAGNRWQTKIDEELAGNRWQTKIDEDLARSLNDDFNSAYPPYSQREHYPQGYRMCAGCKREIGYGNYLGCMGSFFHPECFCCHACRNPITEHEFSLSGNDTYHKSCFKELTHPKCEVCHQFIPTNGVGLIEYRCHPFWSQRYCPSHEHDNTARCCSCERLESWSTRYISLGDGRSICLECMESAIMDTGDCQPLYHAIRDYYEGMNMRVDQQIPMLLVERQALNEAIEGEKLGFHHMPETRGLCLSEEQTVTSIQRRPRVERRGLVGIRTQPQKLSRKCEVTAILVLYGLPRLLTGAILAHELMHGWLRLNGFRNLKPEVEEGICQVLSHLWLESEVMPGTRNNPPLTSTSTWSYGSTSVPSTSTASSSSSKKGGKSSVETKLGEFFMHQIAHDASPAYGGGYRSAMKAVNEYGLRRTLDHIRFTGTFPE; the protein is encoded by the exons ATGCCATCTTCAGAAATCAACCACATCTCTCAACCGTGTATTTATG CAGGTCATGCTCTTTCTTCTCATACAGAGAGGAAGTCAAGGTTTATGAAATGGCTTAGCAAATTTTTCAAGAGCAGCGCTGACAATCGGGGAGTCGCAGCCAGTGGACAGCGACCTCAGTTTCTTGGGGACGAAAATATGGTCTGGCGTGCCCCGATTAGATCCTtg GATGACCGAACTAGAGTCAATAGACAAAAAGAAGAACTAGACAGGGCAATTGCACTCTCTATGGCTGAAGATATAAAGAGACCAAATG GAAACAGATGGCAAACGAAGATCGATGAAGATCTAGCAGGAAACAGATGGCAAACGAAGATTGATGAGGAACTAGCAGGAAACAGATGGCAAACGAAGATTGATGAAGATCTAGCAAGGTCACTTAATGATGATTTCAATTCAGCATACCCTCCATACAGCCAAAGAGAACACTATCCCCAGGGATATAG AATGTGTGCTGGCTGCAAACGTGAAATTGGGTATGGAAATTATCTGGGATGCATGGGGTCGTTTTTCCATCCAGAATGTTTTTGTTGCCATGCATGTCGTAATCCAATTACTGAACATGAG TTCTCTTTATCAGGGAATGATACGTATCACAAGTCCTGCTTCAAAGAGCTCACTCATCCTAAGTGTGAAGTTTGTCATCAATTT ATCCCGACTAATGGAGTAGGCTTGATCGAGTACAGATGCCACCCATTTTGGTCCCAAAGGTATTGTCCTTCTCATGAACACGACAACACAGCTCGGTGCTGTAGTTGTGAACGTTTGGAG TCATGGAGTACTAGATATATATCACTGGGGGATGGACGGAGCATATGTTTAGAGTGCATGGAATCTGCTATCATGGATACCGGTGATTGCCAACCACTGTACCATGCCATTAGAGATTACTATGAGGGTATGAATATGAGAGTCGATCAGCAAATCCCAATGCTTCTTGTTGAGAGGCAAGCCCTCAACGAGGCTATTGAAGGAGAAAAACTT GGTTTCCATCATATGCCCGAAACAAGAGGTTTATGCCTGTCTGAAGAGCAGACTGTTACTAGT ATACAAAGGAGACCAAGAGTGGAACGTCGTGGATTGGTAGGAATTAGAACACAACCACAGAAACTAAGTAGGAAGTGTGAGGTTACAGCCATTCTGGTACTCTATGGCCTTCCAAG ACTACTAACTGGAGCTATCCTGGCACATGAGTTGATGCATGGATGGTTACGTCTTAATG GTTTTCGTAATCTCAAGCCTGAGGTAGAAGAAGGTATTTGTCAAGTACTATCTCACCTGTGGCTCGAGTCAGAGGTGATGCCTGGAACCAGAAACAACCCCCCGCTCACGTCTACATCAACTTGGTCGTATGGATCCACAAGCGTGCCATCTACATCAacagcatcgtcatcgtcgtctAAAAAAGGTGGTAAATCTAGTGTCGAGACTAAGCTAGGCGAGTTTTTCATGCACCAGATAGCACATGATGCCTCTCCGGCATATGGTGGAGGATATAGATCTGCCATGAAAGCAGTTAATGAGTATGGTTTACGTCGAACTTTGGACCACATAAGGTTTACGGGAACGTTTCCCGAATAA
- the LOC140804294 gene encoding protein DA1-related 2 isoform X4, whose protein sequence is MPSSEINHISQPCIYAGHALSSHTERKSRFMKWLSKFFKSSADNRGVAASGQRPQFLGDENMVWRAPIRSLDDRTRVNRQKEELDRAIALSMAEDIKRPNGNRWQTKIDEELAGNRWQTKIDEDLARSLNDDFNSAYPPYSQREHYPQGYRMCAGCKREIGYGNYLGCMGSFFHPECFCCHACRNPITEHEFSLSGNDTYHKSCFKELTHPKCEVCHQFIPTNGVGLIEYRCHPFWSQRYCPSHEHDNTARCCSCERLESWSTRYISLGDGRSICLECMESAIMDTGDCQPLYHAIRDYYEGMNMRVDQQIPMLLVERQALNEAIEGEKLGFHHMPETRGLCLSEEQTVTSIQRRPRVERRGLVGIRTQPQKLSRKCEVTAILVLYGLPRLLTGAILAHELMHGWLRLNGFRNLKPEVEEGICQVLSHLWLESEVMPGTRNNPPLTSTSTWSYGSTSVPSTSTASSSSSKKGGKSSVETKLGEFFMHQIAHDASPAYGGGYRSAMKAVNEYGLRRTLDHIRFTGTFPE, encoded by the exons ATGCCATCTTCAGAAATCAACCACATCTCTCAACCGTGTATTTATG CAGGTCATGCTCTTTCTTCTCATACAGAGAGGAAGTCAAGGTTTATGAAATGGCTTAGCAAATTTTTCAAGAGCAGCGCTGACAATCGGGGAGTCGCAGCCAGTGGACAGCGACCTCAGTTTCTTGGGGACGAAAATATGGTCTGGCGTGCCCCGATTAGATCCTtg GATGACCGAACTAGAGTCAATAGACAAAAAGAAGAACTAGACAGGGCAATTGCACTCTCTATGGCTGAAGATATAAAGAGACCAAATG GAAACAGATGGCAAACGAAGATTGATGAGGAACTAGCAGGAAACAGATGGCAAACGAAGATTGATGAAGATCTAGCAAGGTCACTTAATGATGATTTCAATTCAGCATACCCTCCATACAGCCAAAGAGAACACTATCCCCAGGGATATAG AATGTGTGCTGGCTGCAAACGTGAAATTGGGTATGGAAATTATCTGGGATGCATGGGGTCGTTTTTCCATCCAGAATGTTTTTGTTGCCATGCATGTCGTAATCCAATTACTGAACATGAG TTCTCTTTATCAGGGAATGATACGTATCACAAGTCCTGCTTCAAAGAGCTCACTCATCCTAAGTGTGAAGTTTGTCATCAATTT ATCCCGACTAATGGAGTAGGCTTGATCGAGTACAGATGCCACCCATTTTGGTCCCAAAGGTATTGTCCTTCTCATGAACACGACAACACAGCTCGGTGCTGTAGTTGTGAACGTTTGGAG TCATGGAGTACTAGATATATATCACTGGGGGATGGACGGAGCATATGTTTAGAGTGCATGGAATCTGCTATCATGGATACCGGTGATTGCCAACCACTGTACCATGCCATTAGAGATTACTATGAGGGTATGAATATGAGAGTCGATCAGCAAATCCCAATGCTTCTTGTTGAGAGGCAAGCCCTCAACGAGGCTATTGAAGGAGAAAAACTT GGTTTCCATCATATGCCCGAAACAAGAGGTTTATGCCTGTCTGAAGAGCAGACTGTTACTAGT ATACAAAGGAGACCAAGAGTGGAACGTCGTGGATTGGTAGGAATTAGAACACAACCACAGAAACTAAGTAGGAAGTGTGAGGTTACAGCCATTCTGGTACTCTATGGCCTTCCAAG ACTACTAACTGGAGCTATCCTGGCACATGAGTTGATGCATGGATGGTTACGTCTTAATG GTTTTCGTAATCTCAAGCCTGAGGTAGAAGAAGGTATTTGTCAAGTACTATCTCACCTGTGGCTCGAGTCAGAGGTGATGCCTGGAACCAGAAACAACCCCCCGCTCACGTCTACATCAACTTGGTCGTATGGATCCACAAGCGTGCCATCTACATCAacagcatcgtcatcgtcgtctAAAAAAGGTGGTAAATCTAGTGTCGAGACTAAGCTAGGCGAGTTTTTCATGCACCAGATAGCACATGATGCCTCTCCGGCATATGGTGGAGGATATAGATCTGCCATGAAAGCAGTTAATGAGTATGGTTTACGTCGAACTTTGGACCACATAAGGTTTACGGGAACGTTTCCCGAATAA
- the LOC140804294 gene encoding protein DA1-related 2 isoform X5, producing the protein MPSSEINHISQPCIYAGHALSSHTERKSRFMKWLSKFFKSSADNRGVAASGQRPQFLGDENMVWRAPIRSLDDRTRVNRQKEELDRAIALSMAEDIKRPNGNRWQTKIDEDLARSLNDDFNSAYPPYSQREHYPQGYRMCAGCKREIGYGNYLGCMGSFFHPECFCCHACRNPITEHEFSLSGNDTYHKSCFKELTHPKCEVCHQFIPTNGVGLIEYRCHPFWSQRYCPSHEHDNTARCCSCERLESWSTRYISLGDGRSICLECMESAIMDTGDCQPLYHAIRDYYEGMNMRVDQQIPMLLVERQALNEAIEGEKLGFHHMPETRGLCLSEEQTVTSIQRRPRVERRGLVGIRTQPQKLSRKCEVTAILVLYGLPRLLTGAILAHELMHGWLRLNGFRNLKPEVEEGICQVLSHLWLESEVMPGTRNNPPLTSTSTWSYGSTSVPSTSTASSSSSKKGGKSSVETKLGEFFMHQIAHDASPAYGGGYRSAMKAVNEYGLRRTLDHIRFTGTFPE; encoded by the exons ATGCCATCTTCAGAAATCAACCACATCTCTCAACCGTGTATTTATG CAGGTCATGCTCTTTCTTCTCATACAGAGAGGAAGTCAAGGTTTATGAAATGGCTTAGCAAATTTTTCAAGAGCAGCGCTGACAATCGGGGAGTCGCAGCCAGTGGACAGCGACCTCAGTTTCTTGGGGACGAAAATATGGTCTGGCGTGCCCCGATTAGATCCTtg GATGACCGAACTAGAGTCAATAGACAAAAAGAAGAACTAGACAGGGCAATTGCACTCTCTATGGCTGAAGATATAAAGAGACCAAATG GAAACAGATGGCAAACGAAGATTGATGAAGATCTAGCAAGGTCACTTAATGATGATTTCAATTCAGCATACCCTCCATACAGCCAAAGAGAACACTATCCCCAGGGATATAG AATGTGTGCTGGCTGCAAACGTGAAATTGGGTATGGAAATTATCTGGGATGCATGGGGTCGTTTTTCCATCCAGAATGTTTTTGTTGCCATGCATGTCGTAATCCAATTACTGAACATGAG TTCTCTTTATCAGGGAATGATACGTATCACAAGTCCTGCTTCAAAGAGCTCACTCATCCTAAGTGTGAAGTTTGTCATCAATTT ATCCCGACTAATGGAGTAGGCTTGATCGAGTACAGATGCCACCCATTTTGGTCCCAAAGGTATTGTCCTTCTCATGAACACGACAACACAGCTCGGTGCTGTAGTTGTGAACGTTTGGAG TCATGGAGTACTAGATATATATCACTGGGGGATGGACGGAGCATATGTTTAGAGTGCATGGAATCTGCTATCATGGATACCGGTGATTGCCAACCACTGTACCATGCCATTAGAGATTACTATGAGGGTATGAATATGAGAGTCGATCAGCAAATCCCAATGCTTCTTGTTGAGAGGCAAGCCCTCAACGAGGCTATTGAAGGAGAAAAACTT GGTTTCCATCATATGCCCGAAACAAGAGGTTTATGCCTGTCTGAAGAGCAGACTGTTACTAGT ATACAAAGGAGACCAAGAGTGGAACGTCGTGGATTGGTAGGAATTAGAACACAACCACAGAAACTAAGTAGGAAGTGTGAGGTTACAGCCATTCTGGTACTCTATGGCCTTCCAAG ACTACTAACTGGAGCTATCCTGGCACATGAGTTGATGCATGGATGGTTACGTCTTAATG GTTTTCGTAATCTCAAGCCTGAGGTAGAAGAAGGTATTTGTCAAGTACTATCTCACCTGTGGCTCGAGTCAGAGGTGATGCCTGGAACCAGAAACAACCCCCCGCTCACGTCTACATCAACTTGGTCGTATGGATCCACAAGCGTGCCATCTACATCAacagcatcgtcatcgtcgtctAAAAAAGGTGGTAAATCTAGTGTCGAGACTAAGCTAGGCGAGTTTTTCATGCACCAGATAGCACATGATGCCTCTCCGGCATATGGTGGAGGATATAGATCTGCCATGAAAGCAGTTAATGAGTATGGTTTACGTCGAACTTTGGACCACATAAGGTTTACGGGAACGTTTCCCGAATAA
- the LOC140804294 gene encoding protein DA1-related 2 isoform X3 — protein sequence MPSSEINHISQPCIYERKSRFMKWLSKFFKSSADNRGVAASGQRPQFLGDENMVWRAPIRSLDDRTRVNRQKEELDRAIALSMAEDIKRPNGNRWQTKIDEDLAGNRWQTKIDEELAGNRWQTKIDEDLARSLNDDFNSAYPPYSQREHYPQGYRMCAGCKREIGYGNYLGCMGSFFHPECFCCHACRNPITEHEFSLSGNDTYHKSCFKELTHPKCEVCHQFIPTNGVGLIEYRCHPFWSQRYCPSHEHDNTARCCSCERLESWSTRYISLGDGRSICLECMESAIMDTGDCQPLYHAIRDYYEGMNMRVDQQIPMLLVERQALNEAIEGEKLGFHHMPETRGLCLSEEQTVTSIQRRPRVERRGLVGIRTQPQKLSRKCEVTAILVLYGLPRLLTGAILAHELMHGWLRLNGFRNLKPEVEEGICQVLSHLWLESEVMPGTRNNPPLTSTSTWSYGSTSVPSTSTASSSSSKKGGKSSVETKLGEFFMHQIAHDASPAYGGGYRSAMKAVNEYGLRRTLDHIRFTGTFPE from the exons ATGCCATCTTCAGAAATCAACCACATCTCTCAACCGTGTATTTATG AGAGGAAGTCAAGGTTTATGAAATGGCTTAGCAAATTTTTCAAGAGCAGCGCTGACAATCGGGGAGTCGCAGCCAGTGGACAGCGACCTCAGTTTCTTGGGGACGAAAATATGGTCTGGCGTGCCCCGATTAGATCCTtg GATGACCGAACTAGAGTCAATAGACAAAAAGAAGAACTAGACAGGGCAATTGCACTCTCTATGGCTGAAGATATAAAGAGACCAAATG GAAACAGATGGCAAACGAAGATCGATGAAGATCTAGCAGGAAACAGATGGCAAACGAAGATTGATGAGGAACTAGCAGGAAACAGATGGCAAACGAAGATTGATGAAGATCTAGCAAGGTCACTTAATGATGATTTCAATTCAGCATACCCTCCATACAGCCAAAGAGAACACTATCCCCAGGGATATAG AATGTGTGCTGGCTGCAAACGTGAAATTGGGTATGGAAATTATCTGGGATGCATGGGGTCGTTTTTCCATCCAGAATGTTTTTGTTGCCATGCATGTCGTAATCCAATTACTGAACATGAG TTCTCTTTATCAGGGAATGATACGTATCACAAGTCCTGCTTCAAAGAGCTCACTCATCCTAAGTGTGAAGTTTGTCATCAATTT ATCCCGACTAATGGAGTAGGCTTGATCGAGTACAGATGCCACCCATTTTGGTCCCAAAGGTATTGTCCTTCTCATGAACACGACAACACAGCTCGGTGCTGTAGTTGTGAACGTTTGGAG TCATGGAGTACTAGATATATATCACTGGGGGATGGACGGAGCATATGTTTAGAGTGCATGGAATCTGCTATCATGGATACCGGTGATTGCCAACCACTGTACCATGCCATTAGAGATTACTATGAGGGTATGAATATGAGAGTCGATCAGCAAATCCCAATGCTTCTTGTTGAGAGGCAAGCCCTCAACGAGGCTATTGAAGGAGAAAAACTT GGTTTCCATCATATGCCCGAAACAAGAGGTTTATGCCTGTCTGAAGAGCAGACTGTTACTAGT ATACAAAGGAGACCAAGAGTGGAACGTCGTGGATTGGTAGGAATTAGAACACAACCACAGAAACTAAGTAGGAAGTGTGAGGTTACAGCCATTCTGGTACTCTATGGCCTTCCAAG ACTACTAACTGGAGCTATCCTGGCACATGAGTTGATGCATGGATGGTTACGTCTTAATG GTTTTCGTAATCTCAAGCCTGAGGTAGAAGAAGGTATTTGTCAAGTACTATCTCACCTGTGGCTCGAGTCAGAGGTGATGCCTGGAACCAGAAACAACCCCCCGCTCACGTCTACATCAACTTGGTCGTATGGATCCACAAGCGTGCCATCTACATCAacagcatcgtcatcgtcgtctAAAAAAGGTGGTAAATCTAGTGTCGAGACTAAGCTAGGCGAGTTTTTCATGCACCAGATAGCACATGATGCCTCTCCGGCATATGGTGGAGGATATAGATCTGCCATGAAAGCAGTTAATGAGTATGGTTTACGTCGAACTTTGGACCACATAAGGTTTACGGGAACGTTTCCCGAATAA